The nucleotide sequence AATGGCTCGCTAACAGGCTCCATGGAATATGGAATGACCTCTATTTCGTTCACTGCTGTAGTTGCACCCAGGCTTGTTAAAGATATCAAACTTGATCAAACAGGGAACCTGGAAAATTTTTCGTTCGCATTGCTGGGTGATAGCAGAGATAATCCGGACGTGTTTCGGCAGGTTCTCAAGGAATCGGGGGATTGGGATCCGTTATTCATAATAATTCTTGGTGACATGGTCAATGATGGAACCAGGAAAGAATATGATGAACTTGCAGGATTAATTGAAAGGGCTCCAGCGCCCATATTTACAGTTCCCGGCAATCATGATGTAAAAGGTAATGGAGCCGGATACTATAGCCAGATGTTTGGCGTGTACTACCATTCCTTTGATGTGGATAACACCCATTTTATCATGCTGGATAATGCTAAAGGATATGTAGATAAGGAACAGATGGAATGGCTCAGGCAGGACCTTGAGCAGAGTAATACCACATCAAATCTGGTTTTTATGCACATGCCACCTTTTGACCCAAGACCGGGCAGTGAACATGCAATGACAGATAGCGCCAATGCACAGGACCTGATATCCATTTTTGAGCAATTCCAGGTGGATACGGTATTTGCTGCTCATATACATTCATACTTTAATGTTACACGAAACGGTGTACGTTATATTTTGTCAGGAGGTGGGGGTGCCCCACTTGTGAAAGATGCTCCAGGTCATCATTATGTCCTGGTGAATACCTCTCATGGAACTGTTACAACAGAAATGTTTGTTGTTTAGATTAAAGCATTTTATTTACCAGATACATTTTTATATATAGTATCATGTTATTTTTACCTATAAATGATATATATTTCAAATATATCCCCGGAATGTATAGTCCCTGAATCAAATTTGTCATGCGATTACAGGTTTAGCTGCGGTGCCCATGTATGTCCAGAAAAGATGAACCGGATAAAAAAACCCGATTGCTGGATTGAAAAGTATGAACGCTATCAACCTGGTGTATGGCATGACAGGAACTGGCATGAATTAAATTCCATTACCTGGTATGATGTTCTCAGTTTAAAGGAGAGCTGGATGTATCTCCTGATAATAATTGTTATAGCTTTATTCCTGTTCTTCTGTGCATTGCTTATCAGGGTATACACAGGAATTAATCTACACCCAGTTCCTGTTTAAGTTCTCCAAGTGTTGCGATACGTTCTGCAAAGGCGTTATGGCTATGAATGCTTTCTTCATTGATCTGCTTGATGGTTATGATGGATTCGTCCGGTATGTTTTTAAAATCATGCACAATCTTTTTGGCCATTGTGCGCACACAATCTTCAACAAACTTCGGGTTCTTATGAGCAGTCTCAACCAGCATTGCCTCATCATTGCGCTTGAGTAATTCATAAATGCTGGAACTCATAGATGTTTCAATAATGTTGATTATCTTATCAATGGAAATTTTGTGATTATGGGAAACCTGGATGGTGACAATACCTCTTCCTCGCTGGTTATGGGTTGCCATAGGCACAGCGTCAAGGAATTGATAGATGGTCTTGCTGTCAACCTTCAGTCGTTTCAGTTCAGCAATGGCTTTATCCCGCATAATTTCCTGGGCACAGGGACAGGCAGTAAGACCTAAAACCTCCGCGCCTACCATTTTTTTTACTGATACCTGGCCATTTTCTTGCCGGTTTGCGATCGCTTCTGCAAATATGTCAACCACCTGTTGACATTTCACCTTATTTACTGGTGTTACCCGCTTGACTATGTATTCACTCTTCATTGCAACTTCGGCTCTGGTGGCGTATTCATGCCGGTCAAGTAGTCGTTTAGCAACTTCTCCGCAAAGTTCTTCAATTTCACATACCGGAAAATTGATAGACTCTTCCAACACTTCATCTATGGCTTCAAAATTGCGTGAGAGATTTGCACCTTTACGGTCTGATGGCAGGTCAACAAAGATATCAAACTTTGATATGAGAATAATAGGGCGTTTATCCGTTCTTGATACTTCTACCATTTTTTTTACATTGGTGACACCAACACGCGAAAGTGTTATCGGTATGTCTGGTTTATTTGCCTGAACATCAGCTAATTTTACAACTGGTATATCCATTTAGTAATCTCCATATTCAAAATATGTGTATTTAGGGCATATGACTATACTTTTCTCAACGATAATATTTACTTAATGAACCAAAGGTTAAATGTCTTTTGTTTATATGATTATTGAAAAATTCAGAATGAATTTTAAATTAAAATGATGTCTTGAGAATGTATATATATGGGTACAATCAAAATATCTATTTTGAGTATTAATTTTGGCGGTGAAAATGATGTCACTTTTCAAAAAATCAAAAACAGATACAAAAACAGAAGAAAACAAGGATATTGATTTCCTGAAACAGAGTATTAATTGTGATATCGAAGAAAAACCTTCAAGAGCAGGAGATAAACTACCTAAATTGTCTGATATTCTTGGAAACAAACCTGATGTAAAATCAAAGTTGAGTGATATTAATTTTGAGGCTATAACTATAGAGGATCGCAATAAAGGAAATGTTACAGGAGATAACAAATCAGATCAGACCAACCAAAAACCTGATGTAGGGGCAGTTAGGGCAGCTCTTGAATCTGCAATAAAAGAACAAGCTGCTGCGGCAGCTGCAGCAAAATTGGTTGCACAGGCAACTCCAGCAAAACCACCAGCTGCAGCTTCAACCCCGGTAGCCAAACCGGTTACCCAGGCATCACCCGTCAATTCACCAGCAGCAGCTTCAACCCCGGTAGCCAAACCGGTTGCCCAGGCAACACCGGTCAATCCACCAGCAGCGGCAACAACCCTGGTAGCCAAACCGGTTACCCAGGCAACACCGGTCAATCCACCAGCAGCGGCAACAACCCCGGTAGCCAAACCGGTCGTCCAGGCAACACCGGTCAATCCACCAGCAGCAGCTTCAACCCCGGTAGCCAAACCGGTCGTCCAGGCATCACCCGTCAATTCACCAGCAGCAGCTTCAACCCCGGTAGCCAAACCGGTCGCCCAGGCAACATCCGGAATACCTCAGGAATCATTGAAAGAAATCCATGTGCAACTGGACAACCAGAAAAAGTTGATCGATGAACAGAATAAGGTAATTAAGAACCTTGAATCAACAATAAAAAAGGTCGAGTCAGAAGATGTTGACAAGTTAGTTAAACAAAACCAGGATTTGCTAAAACAACTTACTGAAAGAATGGATGCTGTAGAGGAGAGAAAACTCACAGAAACGGAAGACGTTCTTTCAGACGAAGAACAAGCATTGATCAAGGCAGGAAAGTATCTGGAAAACCATTTACAAAAGGTCAACGATGTTTATGATAAACTTGATAATAAGATAACTGATATGCGCAAGTTCATGACAGAAGTTGACGAAAAAGAGCGCAAATTCATGGAAACAGAGGACAAACTCAATATTATCCAACGCAAGGCTGAAAGTATCATCGAATCAGAACTGCTGAGCAAATCCAATGAAGCTGTCAAGAACCTTCAAGATAATAAGACAAAGATTGTAGAAGAATCTGAGAAATTGTTAGCAGAGGTTGAAAAGAAGCTGGAAAATTTCAAATACGAAATCGAATCTTTCAAAGAAAAATCAAAAACCTCGATAAACGAGACCTCAGAGCTATTGAAAGTAACCGAATACGAGGTTAAGAAAGCTATCGACCAAAAGAGAGAATATGACCGGGAAAACATGAAACGAGTTGATGAAGTTATCAGCATTATGAACGAAACGGTCCGAAAGATACTGGGCAAAGAAGAAAATAACAACTGATTGCTCAATACGAAACGGATGTTTGGGGCAATACCCGAACATCCCAATGTAACCTGATAATTTTATTTACTTGAGCCTGTGGCAAACATGTTAGATTCACCTGAAAATCCAAATAAAACTCAATTAACCCTTTAATCTCTAAAAAATTTATTTTGCTGGTTTAGATTGACAACCTTCTAAAAGCACTCGGAGATCTAATCAAGTCAAATCTCCCAACTTTATAGGCAGTTAACGCAGTACGTAGAGAAGTTTTCAATGGCGGTGTAAAATTCCCCTTTATCTATCCATTTTAATCCTATCCTACCTCATATTTTTTTAATATTCTCCCAATTTAATGATAGCTATCGCTAATCATTGTATGACACCTTTCTTGCTCAGTGTACGCAATTGATATAAATTATAATCGAATGCGGTAAACAGCATTTTGACATTCGTCCTTGCCACATTTGTTACTTTTACATTTCCAGATCCGAACATAGTTTTCATGACTGCATAAACTCGTTCACATTATGCCTTTGTGTGATTGATTCGTTTATTTCTGAGTACAACTCTAATGCCTATGGGATGTCCCCTCCCCCCTCTTTGCATAGTTGC is from ANME-2 cluster archaeon and encodes:
- a CDS encoding metallophosphoesterase yields the protein MERKTVIPIVILVTLAILVGTQFIRFNDIYSNSHGGWSMAEVSSAVIVVNGGNIMEAEFGDLVVWANEPDVLISILGSGTERRFNVTVENVRPNNIHVNGSLTGSMEYGMTSISFTAVVAPRLVKDIKLDQTGNLENFSFALLGDSRDNPDVFRQVLKESGDWDPLFIIILGDMVNDGTRKEYDELAGLIERAPAPIFTVPGNHDVKGNGAGYYSQMFGVYYHSFDVDNTHFIMLDNAKGYVDKEQMEWLRQDLEQSNTTSNLVFMHMPPFDPRPGSEHAMTDSANAQDLISIFEQFQVDTVFAAHIHSYFNVTRNGVRYILSGGGGAPLVKDAPGHHYVLVNTSHGTVTTEMFVV
- the mptA gene encoding GTP cyclohydrolase MptA, translated to MDIPVVKLADVQANKPDIPITLSRVGVTNVKKMVEVSRTDKRPIILISKFDIFVDLPSDRKGANLSRNFEAIDEVLEESINFPVCEIEELCGEVAKRLLDRHEYATRAEVAMKSEYIVKRVTPVNKVKCQQVVDIFAEAIANRQENGQVSVKKMVGAEVLGLTACPCAQEIMRDKAIAELKRLKVDSKTIYQFLDAVPMATHNQRGRGIVTIQVSHNHKISIDKIINIIETSMSSSIYELLKRNDEAMLVETAHKNPKFVEDCVRTMAKKIVHDFKNIPDESIITIKQINEESIHSHNAFAERIATLGELKQELGVD